The DNA window TTCAAACATAGCCTTAAGCCCGTATCTCCCTTTTGTTGAAAGCTTCATTAAACCACCTCTTTATAATTCCAAGTATATTACTAGGCTTTCTTTTCTAAGTATATTATACCCTACTATTTCTGTCAACATTCAATTTAAAATAATTATTTTTTTGCTGCTTTCAAAAAAAAATTAAAGGCTACTAACATTAATTAGTAGCCTAAGAGGAGCTAATTGCTCCTCTTTTTTATGCATCTGGGAATAAATCTTCAAATTGAGGAGGGAAGAAATCTGGGAATGGTTCATACTCAAAATTATCACAAATACCCGTTGGACTGAATTCTTCACACTCAGGTGGTTCTGGACAGAATCCGAATGCTGGAATAAGTAATTGCACTCTGCCTACAACTTTTACAATTATGAATACTCCAACAGCAAATGATAACACACAACCGCTTTGAGTTGGCTCTCCTAATACTCTTGAAGCTGTTTCCACCACTATTCTAAAATCAAATTCATCTCTAGCATCTGGAATAAATAATATTATGTCTTTAAAAATATCTGGTAAAAATCCGTTTATAACGGTTCCGTCAGTAGTTATTACCTCAAATGGTACTCTTAAAGTAAATCTTACTCTTCTGAAATTCGGCCTGTTTTGTATATCTGTTACGACTAAAGTATTTTCCACAATAAAACCAGGTCTAAATCTGATGTTTGCAAATGTTTTTTCTCCCAATTCAACATCTATTCTTGGGAAACATTCTCTTTGTTGACAATGTGCGTATACCTTATCAGTAATAATACATACTGTTTCAGTAATATAACTTAGATCATCCGGCACAAATGGATCACCAGGACTTGGATCGAATCCGTTTACCATAGTTTTCACTCCTTTACCCAAATATAATTTAATAAAATCATCTTTACTTTCATATTATGAATTATAGATAGAATTGTGATTGTTTTTTAATATGTTTGAAAGGGTGATATTGATGAATATTTTTTACATCAAAGATTACATAATAAAAAATTCAACAGGAGAAATCCAAAGATTTTATTTAGACAAAAATAATAGAATTAATTACGACTTATACAATAATAATTGCGTTTTAACTGATCAGTACCTTATTTCTGATGACATTATCAATGATTTCTCGCTAGACATAGATAGTAAAGACAGAGTACATTTGATTTATCTTACTAATGAGGGAAGCGTATACTACAATCTTTATTCAAATAAGAAATGGGCAAAGAAAGCTATTACTCAGTTTGATATCAGATCAAATTCTTATAGCAGTTTGGCTTTAAGAGTTAATAAAGAAAACATCCATATTTTATATTCCTTTTCGAACCTAATAAATTCAAAAGTATGGACTATTCAGCATCTTATAGGAGTTAAAGGAATTTGGGAAAAAACTAATGTAATTAGCTTCACATCCGGCAAAACAATACCAACCTACTCTTTTGATTTTGACAAATTCGATAATATTCATATGATTTATACTTCGATTGTAGAAAATGCTCAACAAATTTACTACACCTTCTTTAACTCATATTTAAAAAAGTGGAATCAAGTTCCTAGGCTACTATCAGAATATCAAGATAGTAGTGGCTATCCATATATTCTAGTTGATAAAGCTGACAATATTCATGCAATATGGACAGTCCATAAAAATAATAGCTCTGAAGTAAAATATAAGCATCTGCCACAACTGGGCAGCAGTAAAAATACATGGAAGGAAGAATACTTTCCTTTCTTGAACAATGAATATAAATACCCCATGATCTATGAAGAAATAGACTGTCTTAAAATATTTCTAATAGGTAATAACAAAATTTTTTCTCTAGTTTCCTATGATTATGGGTTTAGTTGGGGTTTAAACAACACTTTATCCATACCTGAAGAAGCTAAAATTCAAATAGCAAGATATCTTACCAATTTCCCTGGAGAGAAAAACATAAAGGAAGTGTCTCAAGTCTTATTTTGCCTAGATGGCAAAAAAATTTTACTTAAACAGAACTTAATAGACTATTTAAGTAAATTCTCTTTCATAGATGAGAAAAAAAATAAAAACATTAACTTTGAAGCTACTGAATCAACAAATACAAAAGAATTTATTGATGAGGAAGATTCTATATTAAGTTATAAAGAAAAAAATGCCGAGCACCAAAAAAAATACTTTAGCGAATTAATAGATATTACCCTTATCACAGATACACTATCTGATATATCAGATAATATGAGAAGTTTAGACGATGTTAATAAGGATTATATTTATCAATTTAAAAATATAGATAATACTCTCCTTGCACTTAAGGAGTCCATAGACATCAATAATCAATGTCTTGTAGAGATAAACAAAAAGATTGATGAACTAAGTAATAGAACCTTAAGAAAAAGGTTCTGGTCAAGACTATTTAAACGTGCTTAAATACTGTTCTTAAGGCTTATGGCATCATAAACCTTAGTTCCGTTTCTTTTTTCTACATGGTAAACACCATATATTTCTTTTTCAAAATCTGAAGAATAGTTTTTGAAATAATTTAAATCACTAAGTCTTGAAAATTTAATAGAATAGCTACATCCACCACTTATATGACATGGAGTGGATATTAACTGAAACATGCTATAGCCTGCTTTTTCTAATTTATAATACAATTGGACAGCATAGTTTTTTGATTTAAATACAGCTATATAGTATTTACTTCCGCTGATAGATTTAATGTCCATATTATCACTTCCTTTAAGTTATATGATATAAATATGTTCTGTGTAATTAAAGTTGTTACAAAATTTTTAATCAAGGAGAAAAATTATGCAAAAAAAATTGCATGCTAATATAAAGCCTATAACTATAAATGCGGGAAAAACACCTATTAGTAGGGTTAAGTTAAAGCTTGATAATAGGAAGCCTATAAAATATGATGATAATTCAGCAGATACAAAAGTATCTGTTATCACCTGTACAAATAGACCTAAATATATAAAAAACGTTTTTGAAAACTATCATAGACAGTTATTTAAAGATAAGGAGCTAATAATTATTCTAAATAACAATAAAATGAATATAAATGAATGGATTTTGAAATCAAAGGAATATCCTGATATTTCAATTTTTCAAGTGGATGAAAGTAAGTCTTTAGGCTACTGTTTAAACTACGGAATTGAAAAGGCCAGTTATGAAATTATAGCTAAACTAGATGATGACGACTATTATGGTCCTAAATACCTTTCTCAGGCTGTTAATGCTCTAAAATATGCTGACGTAGTTGGTAAATACACTACTTACGTATATTTTCAAGATACTAAAACCCTAGCCATTAGAAATCCTAAAAGAGATAATAGGTACGTTTATAGAATAGAAGGGCCAACCCTCGTATTTAGAAAAGAAATTTTTAATAAAATTAAATTTCAAAATAAATCATTAGGAGAAGATAATCAATTCTGCAAAGATTGTATAAAAAATGGTATCAAGTTATATGCAACTGATAGGTATAATTATGTATATATCAGACATAATTCAACTGATAAGCATGCTTGGAATATTAGAGATGAGTTATATAAGAAGCTGTGTAAAGTTATCGGTGAAGTTGATGACTATATAAGTTTTATAGAGGATTCTAAGAACAGAAATAAAAACAGCCAAAAGAAGAACCGACCCCCTTAGTTAGATTTTTGGTCTAACTTTTGGGGGTCGGTTCTATACTTGGTTGTTTTTTGCTTTTTGCTTCCATTATGTGTTATAAAATGCAACAAATATATTGGTAAAGCATAGTATTACAATAAGACTTCACTACTAAAAAAACAGTTTAAAAAAACATATATCTCAATGCTTATTAATTAATT is part of the Proteiniborus sp. MB09-C3 genome and encodes:
- a CDS encoding glycosyltransferase family A protein, with protein sequence MQKKLHANIKPITINAGKTPISRVKLKLDNRKPIKYDDNSADTKVSVITCTNRPKYIKNVFENYHRQLFKDKELIIILNNNKMNINEWILKSKEYPDISIFQVDESKSLGYCLNYGIEKASYEIIAKLDDDDYYGPKYLSQAVNALKYADVVGKYTTYVYFQDTKTLAIRNPKRDNRYVYRIEGPTLVFRKEIFNKIKFQNKSLGEDNQFCKDCIKNGIKLYATDRYNYVYIRHNSTDKHAWNIRDELYKKLCKVIGEVDDYISFIEDSKNRNKNSQKKNRPP
- a CDS encoding DUF3343 domain-containing protein, producing the protein MDIKSISGSKYYIAVFKSKNYAVQLYYKLEKAGYSMFQLISTPCHISGGCSYSIKFSRLSDLNYFKNYSSDFEKEIYGVYHVEKRNGTKVYDAISLKNSI